Proteins co-encoded in one Bacteroidia bacterium genomic window:
- a CDS encoding 3-hydroxybutyryl-CoA dehydrogenase, which produces MVIGVIGSGAMGSGIAQVAAQNGCVTKVFDLDTKQLEKAEKAIISGLQKLVDKAKITQATMQATVSNLEFCTTLEQLSDCELVIEAIVEIKEIKKALFSDLEKVVSSNCILATNTSSLSIASLSSSLQSSERFIGIHFFNPATIMPLVEVIPGLMTSQESIEFSVQLIKSWGKSVVLTKDTPGFIVNRVARSYYSESIRIAEEQIADYATIDWSLKTFGGFKMGPFELMDFIGNDINYRVTESVWTQFFYEPRFKPSITQQRLFESGFFGVKTGRGYYSYGEQESKPVPKEDVELGKEIFMRVISMLINEAVEAYYLGIASPGDLDLAIQKGVNYPKGLLKWGEEIGWEKVLSNLQFLFDEYGEDRYRPSILLKKLAKGNKNIHW; this is translated from the coding sequence ATGGTAATTGGAGTTATTGGCAGTGGTGCCATGGGGTCGGGGATTGCTCAGGTTGCAGCCCAAAATGGATGTGTTACCAAAGTTTTTGATTTAGATACCAAACAACTGGAAAAGGCTGAAAAGGCAATTATTTCAGGACTACAGAAATTGGTGGATAAGGCGAAAATTACCCAGGCTACTATGCAAGCCACAGTAAGTAATTTGGAGTTTTGTACCACTCTTGAACAGTTGTCAGATTGCGAATTGGTTATAGAAGCCATTGTCGAGATTAAGGAGATTAAGAAAGCCCTGTTTTCTGATTTGGAAAAAGTGGTTAGTTCTAACTGTATTTTAGCAACCAATACTTCCAGTTTATCTATTGCCTCTTTATCGTCTTCGCTTCAAAGTTCGGAACGGTTTATTGGAATTCATTTTTTCAATCCGGCCACTATTATGCCATTGGTTGAGGTTATACCTGGGTTAATGACCTCCCAAGAGTCCATTGAATTTTCTGTTCAATTAATCAAGTCATGGGGCAAGAGTGTAGTGCTTACCAAGGATACACCCGGATTTATTGTGAACAGGGTAGCCAGGAGTTATTACAGCGAATCGATTCGTATAGCAGAAGAACAAATTGCGGATTATGCTACCATAGATTGGTCTTTGAAAACATTTGGTGGATTTAAAATGGGGCCATTTGAACTAATGGATTTTATTGGGAATGATATTAATTACCGGGTAACGGAAAGTGTATGGACTCAGTTTTTTTATGAGCCAAGGTTTAAGCCATCTATAACCCAGCAAAGGTTGTTTGAATCCGGATTTTTTGGAGTTAAAACCGGTCGAGGTTATTATTCTTATGGCGAACAAGAATCCAAACCGGTTCCAAAAGAAGATGTGGAATTGGGGAAGGAGATATTTATGCGGGTTATTTCCATGTTAATTAATGAGGCAGTTGAAGCCTATTATTTAGGTATTGCTTCGCCAGGAGATTTGGATTTGGCTATTCAAAAAGGAGTTAACTATCCTAAAGGATTACTGAAATGGGGGGAGGAAATTGGTTGGGAAAAGGTATTAAGTAATTTGCAGTTTTTGTTCGACGAATATGGTGAAGATCGATATAGACCAAGTATTTTGTTAAAAAAGTTGGCGAAAGGAAACAAAAACATTCATTGGTAG
- the paaG gene encoding 2-(1,2-epoxy-1,2-dihydrophenyl)acetyl-CoA isomerase PaaG yields MSILKELNNGVLTLTFNRPDVLNSINRETALSLQEALDEASNNKEVRAVLITGSGRGFCAGQDLAEATDPSAKIDTFVREHYNPIVLKIRSIEKPVIAAVNGVAAGAGANLAFCCDLVFAGKSSSFIQSFVNIGLIPDSGGTFFLPRIIGMQKATALMFTGEKISSEEAERLGLIYKVVDDTELLNEAFKLAARLAQMPTAGIGYTKRLLNASYNNDLKEQLDMEEEMQLKAGNSYDYSEGVRAFLEKRKPVFKGE; encoded by the coding sequence ATGTCAATATTAAAAGAACTTAACAACGGGGTATTGACCCTAACGTTTAATCGTCCGGATGTACTTAATAGTATAAACCGTGAAACTGCGCTTTCATTGCAAGAAGCCTTGGATGAAGCATCGAACAATAAGGAAGTAAGAGCGGTATTAATTACAGGTTCCGGACGTGGTTTTTGTGCCGGGCAGGATTTAGCTGAGGCGACTGATCCAAGCGCAAAAATTGATACATTCGTTAGGGAGCATTACAATCCAATCGTATTAAAAATAAGAAGCATAGAGAAGCCGGTTATTGCGGCAGTAAATGGAGTAGCAGCCGGAGCAGGTGCTAATCTGGCTTTTTGTTGTGATTTAGTTTTTGCTGGCAAGTCTTCCAGCTTTATTCAGAGTTTTGTAAATATTGGATTAATACCTGATAGCGGAGGTACTTTTTTTCTTCCACGTATCATTGGAATGCAGAAAGCGACTGCCTTGATGTTTACCGGAGAGAAAATAAGTTCAGAAGAGGCTGAACGCTTGGGTTTAATTTACAAGGTTGTGGACGATACGGAATTATTAAATGAGGCTTTTAAGCTTGCCGCCAGGCTTGCTCAAATGCCAACGGCAGGCATTGGCTATACCAAACGATTGCTAAATGCTTCCTATAATAATGATTTAAAGGAGCAATTGGATATGGAGGAGGAAATGCAATTAAAAGCTGGGAATAGTTATGATTATTCAGAAGGTGTTAGGGCCTTTTTAGAGAAAAGAAAACCTGTATTTAAAGGAGAATAA
- a CDS encoding hotdog fold thioesterase, translating into MIQEQHKHYVAQEVVEKMLGNDPFSQWLGIQKVLVEPGKCVLKMKVKKEMLNGFGILHGGVSFSLADSAFAFASNSRGRKAFSIDNNISYLHKVSEGEELVAKAEEISLSEKIGIYQVTITNQDQQMVAVFKGTVYRSSENWQ; encoded by the coding sequence ATGATTCAAGAACAGCACAAGCATTATGTTGCGCAAGAAGTTGTAGAGAAAATGCTGGGAAACGACCCATTTAGTCAATGGTTGGGTATACAGAAAGTTTTAGTTGAACCGGGAAAATGTGTTTTGAAGATGAAGGTGAAGAAAGAGATGTTAAATGGATTTGGGATTTTACATGGAGGAGTAAGTTTTTCATTGGCAGATAGTGCTTTTGCCTTTGCCTCAAATTCTAGAGGTCGCAAAGCATTTTCTATTGATAATAATATTTCTTATTTACATAAAGTTTCGGAAGGAGAGGAATTGGTTGCTAAAGCTGAGGAAATTAGTTTATCAGAGAAAATCGGAATTTATCAGGTTACCATTACAAACCAAGACCAACAGATGGTTGCAGTTTTTAAAGGAACAGTTTACAGGAGCAGCGAAAACTGGCAATAA